In Bosea vestrisii, the following are encoded in one genomic region:
- a CDS encoding RES family NAD+ phosphorylase — protein sequence MRLWRVARAAFADLSGEGARLYGGRWNSPGWPVVYTAENPALAILEVRVHLDLTPELIPDDYVLIEIETGPASIGEGDPAALEPQALGDAWLTAGETALLKVPSFIAPRSFNVLVNPRHPDAAGIKVIATQSFDFDRRLWLPLTN from the coding sequence ATGAGACTTTGGCGCGTTGCGCGTGCTGCCTTCGCCGATCTCAGCGGCGAGGGAGCACGGCTCTATGGCGGGCGCTGGAACTCTCCCGGATGGCCTGTCGTCTACACGGCCGAAAACCCCGCCCTCGCCATTCTGGAGGTGCGGGTTCATCTCGATCTCACGCCGGAGCTGATCCCGGACGACTATGTCCTGATCGAGATCGAGACGGGGCCTGCCTCGATCGGTGAAGGCGATCCGGCGGCCCTGGAGCCGCAGGCGCTGGGAGATGCCTGGCTGACTGCGGGAGAGACCGCGCTCCTGAAGGTGCCGTCCTTCATCGCGCCGCGGAGCTTCAACGTCCTGGTCAACCCGCGCCATCCGGATGCGGCCGGGATCAAGGTCATCGCGACGCAGTCCTTCGATTTCGACAGGCGGCTGTGGTTGCCGCTGACCAACTGA
- a CDS encoding DUF1236 domain-containing protein, with the protein MFKKLALVTALAIVPAAAFAQNPEGAQGGAASGIVGGATAGAVGGAVVGGPVGAVVGGVGGAVVGGVTGGIIGDNTPRFRTYVVEQRVPSYTYAEPVVVGTVLPQQGVVYREVPAEYGERASGYRYTVVNNRAVLVEPQSRRVVQIIE; encoded by the coding sequence ATGTTCAAGAAACTTGCTCTGGTTACGGCCCTCGCCATCGTTCCGGCTGCAGCCTTCGCTCAGAATCCTGAAGGCGCTCAGGGCGGCGCGGCCAGCGGCATCGTCGGTGGCGCAACTGCGGGTGCTGTCGGCGGCGCCGTCGTCGGCGGCCCGGTCGGCGCAGTCGTCGGCGGCGTCGGTGGCGCGGTGGTCGGCGGCGTGACCGGTGGGATCATCGGTGACAACACCCCGCGCTTCCGTACCTATGTCGTCGAGCAGCGCGTCCCGTCCTACACCTATGCCGAGCCTGTAGTCGTCGGCACCGTGCTGCCGCAGCAGGGTGTGGTCTATCGCGAGGTGCCGGCCGAATATGGCGAGCGCGCCAGCGGCTATCGCTACACGGTGGTGAACAACCGCGCCGTGCTGGTCGAGCCGCAGAGCCGCCGCGTCGTCCAGATCATCGAGTGA